One genomic segment of Desulfovibrio sp. JC010 includes these proteins:
- a CDS encoding sulfite exporter TauE/SafE family protein, giving the protein MFKSRKSLLIMAVAALAVVAYIQPAFADRLADAISATPKGAEAGQINTELAPGFLGIPGGPSVNLIIGFVWAIWVGWIFSTVGAFGGIMAGVGHITIYGFGNYASTFKKTSPVMNKLVTDSIRVSNQWLVGTSAAMSSFNYYKMGRLVLPLGLSLAAGSIAGSYLVPWLTAGKVSLKAYIGFFGLFVLALGCYLFYETTPKGQAGKKQAKEAAKAFEASIKEEKEGGKVDTAAMGVKVVDFSLTKCVFTFYGVEFSFNPLIPVVGGFIIAALASFLGVGGGFLLVPFLTSVAGLPMYLVAGTSALAVLVGMTTSVFTYMVVKDTPVFWPLIGVELLGILVGSFIGPRTSKYIPDVWLKRLFVVLALYVGIRYSSKGFLGYSLLPPF; this is encoded by the coding sequence ATGTTTAAATCACGCAAAAGCCTTTTGATCATGGCTGTAGCGGCACTGGCAGTGGTGGCCTATATCCAGCCCGCCTTTGCTGACCGCCTCGCAGATGCCATCAGCGCAACCCCCAAGGGTGCTGAAGCAGGCCAGATCAACACCGAACTCGCCCCCGGATTCCTCGGAATTCCCGGCGGCCCCAGCGTTAACCTTATAATCGGCTTTGTCTGGGCCATCTGGGTCGGTTGGATATTCTCCACAGTCGGCGCATTCGGCGGCATCATGGCCGGTGTCGGTCACATCACCATTTACGGTTTCGGTAACTACGCTTCCACCTTCAAAAAGACCTCCCCGGTTATGAACAAGCTGGTCACCGACTCCATCCGCGTATCCAACCAGTGGCTGGTCGGTACTTCCGCAGCCATGTCCTCTTTCAACTACTACAAGATGGGCCGTCTGGTTCTGCCGCTGGGCCTCTCCCTTGCCGCAGGTTCCATTGCCGGTTCCTATCTCGTACCCTGGCTCACTGCCGGTAAAGTTTCACTGAAAGCATACATCGGATTCTTCGGTCTCTTTGTTCTCGCTCTGGGCTGCTACCTGTTCTATGAAACCACTCCCAAAGGACAGGCAGGCAAAAAGCAGGCTAAAGAAGCTGCAAAGGCTTTCGAAGCTTCCATCAAGGAAGAAAAAGAAGGCGGTAAAGTCGACACCGCAGCCATGGGTGTTAAGGTTGTGGACTTCTCCCTGACCAAGTGCGTATTCACCTTCTACGGTGTTGAATTCTCCTTCAACCCGCTCATCCCCGTAGTCGGCGGTTTCATCATCGCGGCACTCGCTTCCTTCCTCGGCGTTGGCGGCGGATTCCTGCTCGTGCCCTTCCTGACCAGTGTTGCGGGTCTGCCCATGTATCTGGTTGCAGGTACTTCCGCGCTGGCAGTACTCGTAGGTATGACCACCTCCGTTTTCACCTATATGGTTGTTAAAGATACCCCCGTGTTCTGGCCCCTCATCGGCGTGGAACTGCTCGGTATCCTCGTGGGTTCCTTCATCGGGCCCCGCACTTCCAAATACATTCCGGACGTATGGCTCAAGCGACTCTTTGTCGTACTGGCTCTGTACGTAGGTATCCGTTACTCATCCAAAGGATTCCTCGGCTACAGCCTGCTGCCTCCGTTCTAA
- a CDS encoding DUF169 domain-containing protein: MTYKEIQELLMKEMRLYHYPVAVKYFFDQAEVDAFKEKAEVHVPLKPMTFCQWEIAARMKGQTVYSDVSGLGCGNAKYAFAWKELDEGEIKGHSKYVVDMEQAEKFVLSKPRMKEGMIGVAVAPLGSIDGIFEPDVVHFYCDNMQAYHFAVDYAAATDTHPLRPNVTMNSSACGGCVYTYNEQEFNMVPACSGSYNAGKTERGEINIMIPGTKFKKMVQRLCDRIELASSAITKPGDGFPGQDVCKNCPLVIFKKEK, encoded by the coding sequence ATGACTTACAAAGAGATTCAGGAACTGCTGATGAAGGAAATGCGTCTTTATCATTACCCTGTAGCCGTTAAATATTTCTTCGATCAGGCTGAGGTGGACGCATTCAAAGAAAAAGCAGAAGTCCATGTGCCGCTCAAACCCATGACCTTCTGTCAGTGGGAAATTGCCGCCCGCATGAAAGGCCAGACCGTATATTCTGATGTATCCGGCCTCGGCTGCGGCAACGCAAAATACGCTTTCGCATGGAAAGAGCTCGACGAGGGCGAAATCAAAGGCCACTCCAAGTATGTTGTAGACATGGAGCAGGCTGAAAAATTCGTACTCAGCAAGCCGCGCATGAAAGAAGGCATGATCGGTGTCGCAGTTGCGCCGCTGGGTTCCATCGACGGCATTTTCGAACCGGATGTCGTCCATTTCTACTGCGACAACATGCAGGCTTACCACTTTGCCGTGGACTACGCCGCAGCCACCGATACCCATCCCCTGCGCCCCAATGTGACCATGAACTCCTCCGCATGCGGCGGCTGCGTTTACACCTACAACGAGCAGGAATTCAACATGGTTCCGGCCTGTTCCGGAAGCTACAACGCAGGTAAAACCGAGCGCGGCGAAATCAACATCATGATTCCCGGCACCAAGTTCAAAAAAATGGTCCAGAGACTCTGCGACCGCATTGAGCTTGCCAGTTCCGCCATCACCAAGCCCGGCGACGGATTCCCCGGTCAGGATGTCTGCAAGAACTGTCCGCTGGTTATCTTTAAGAAAGAAAAATAA
- a CDS encoding MarR family winged helix-turn-helix transcriptional regulator yields the protein MSNANKMVIELLRLGAYLQREGARLTREFGLAQQQFVVLVAIKEQGPVSQKAILSDLLYEKSNVSKSISRLSSLGLIKTFKSDEDSRFVLCEVTNEGREVVEQCMVKMKALNEKWLQHIPEHELEQMVKVLGTIRPMA from the coding sequence ATGTCCAACGCAAATAAAATGGTGATTGAGTTGCTCCGGCTGGGGGCTTATCTGCAGCGGGAGGGGGCGCGTCTTACTCGTGAGTTTGGTTTGGCCCAGCAGCAGTTTGTTGTGCTGGTGGCTATTAAAGAGCAGGGGCCTGTTTCGCAGAAAGCGATTCTTTCAGATCTTCTCTATGAGAAATCCAATGTATCCAAATCCATTTCCCGCCTTTCCTCTCTTGGTTTGATTAAAACTTTCAAGTCTGATGAGGATTCCCGTTTTGTTCTGTGTGAAGTGACGAATGAGGGGCGGGAGGTAGTGGAGCAGTGCATGGTGAAAATGAAGGCTTTGAATGAAAAGTGGCTGCAACATATCCCTGAACATGAACTGGAGCAGATGGTGAAGGTTTTAGGCACCATCCGGCCCATGGCCTAA
- a CDS encoding YciI family protein, which translates to MKWFFLVCLVMFSVTPAFGGDMENDSKVIFVYYYLMEGSPEAIGKTVPAHVEYWKSRNLGGFKGGPFADGSGGMIMFEAKNEVPAEEIIAADPFVIEGFISESRLKEWIPK; encoded by the coding sequence ATGAAGTGGTTTTTTCTGGTGTGTCTGGTGATGTTTTCAGTAACCCCGGCGTTTGGAGGCGATATGGAAAATGATTCAAAGGTGATTTTTGTATACTATTACTTAATGGAAGGCAGCCCGGAGGCAATCGGCAAGACTGTTCCTGCCCATGTGGAATATTGGAAGTCACGTAATCTGGGAGGATTCAAAGGTGGCCCGTTTGCAGATGGCTCTGGTGGCATGATCATGTTTGAGGCGAAAAATGAGGTGCCAGCTGAAGAAATTATCGCCGCAGATCCTTTTGTGATTGAGGGATTCATATCTGAGTCACGATTAAAGGAATGGATACCGAAGTAA
- a CDS encoding N-acyl homoserine lactonase family protein, with protein MAKYKIHPIVMGTKRFDKGMMTYQHDYGKPYIIPIYCWYIEGGDKKILVDTGEMQPIISDDREADLGGKIYTFEDGLAKYGLKPEDIDIVIHTHLHNDHCENDYKCTNAKFYVHRKELDHVHEPHPLDFRYLEDYIEDVEDNGQVVAVDGDYEVVPGIRMMHTPAHTPGGMTILIDTKGGLAAITGFCVIMENFNPPPEVRGMEMEVIPPGTSVNTYEAYDIMVKVKDMADILIPLHEPAFAKVDVVEGT; from the coding sequence ATGGCCAAGTACAAAATCCATCCCATAGTCATGGGAACCAAGCGATTCGACAAAGGCATGATGACTTACCAGCATGATTACGGGAAACCGTACATTATTCCCATTTACTGCTGGTACATCGAGGGTGGAGACAAGAAAATACTGGTTGATACCGGGGAGATGCAGCCCATTATTTCCGATGATCGTGAAGCTGATCTGGGCGGTAAGATTTATACTTTTGAAGACGGGCTGGCAAAATACGGCCTCAAGCCCGAAGATATCGACATTGTCATCCATACCCATCTGCACAATGACCATTGCGAGAATGATTACAAATGCACTAATGCTAAATTTTACGTGCACCGCAAGGAACTGGATCATGTACACGAACCGCATCCGCTGGATTTCCGCTATCTGGAAGATTATATAGAGGATGTGGAGGATAACGGACAGGTGGTCGCTGTGGACGGAGATTACGAAGTTGTTCCCGGTATCCGCATGATGCATACCCCGGCCCACACCCCGGGCGGCATGACTATTCTGATTGATACCAAGGGCGGACTAGCGGCCATTACCGGATTCTGCGTGATCATGGAGAATTTCAATCCTCCGCCGGAAGTACGCGGTATGGAGATGGAAGTGATTCCGCCCGGCACTTCGGTGAATACCTATGAAGCTTACGACATCATGGTCAAGGTCAAGGATATGGCCGATATTCTCATTCCGCTCCACGAACCTGCATTTGCCAAAGTGGATGTGGTGGAAGGGACTTAG
- a CDS encoding carbon starvation protein A codes for MNSLVVAGLCFVGYIIAYHTYGKFLAKKIFQVDENKVCPSCELEDGKDFVPTKKEVLFGHHFTSIAGLGPIVGPAIAIIWGWVPAVLWVFFGAIFMGAVHDFGSLVVSLRNQGRSVGDLAAGLLNHRVRSLFLIIIFFELLIVIAVFALVIAILFNMYPAAVIPVWSEVPIAIGLGWLMYKKGANHTVWSILALLAMYAFVVVGVYLPFKMPGIAGMNPIVVWTLVMLVYAFIASILPVTTLLQPRDYINGHQLFVALILLVVGAVVAHPTFVAPALDLAPQGAPPMLPFLFVIIACGAISGFHSLVSSGTSAKQCETERDSRMIGYGSMLMEAALSILVIVAVGAGLGLGKHTADGQLLTGTAAFTTHYASWASAAGLGAKLGAFVEGSANLMASYGIPANIALAIMGVFLVSFAATTLDSATRIQRYVVGELAQAYKMPALSGAIPATFIAVGTAAVLCFNGGFSIGALKQGALALWPLFGTVNQLLAALALLIITVYLARKKVKAVYTGIPMVFMIAMTGWAMVYNLQKFYTGGKWLLFVVGLIVFLLEIWMIAETYLIMKKVYGGEEDAAGATENA; via the coding sequence GTGAACTCACTCGTTGTCGCCGGTCTTTGCTTTGTGGGGTACATCATTGCGTACCATACCTACGGCAAATTTCTGGCAAAGAAGATTTTTCAGGTTGATGAGAACAAAGTTTGTCCCAGTTGCGAACTGGAAGATGGTAAGGATTTTGTTCCCACTAAAAAAGAAGTGCTTTTCGGGCACCATTTTACTTCCATTGCCGGCCTCGGTCCCATTGTAGGTCCTGCAATTGCTATTATCTGGGGCTGGGTTCCCGCAGTACTCTGGGTTTTCTTCGGTGCAATTTTCATGGGTGCCGTGCATGACTTCGGTTCTCTCGTAGTCAGCCTGCGCAATCAGGGCCGCTCTGTGGGGGATCTTGCCGCCGGACTGCTTAACCACCGCGTGCGTTCCCTGTTCCTGATCATCATTTTCTTTGAACTGCTGATCGTTATCGCCGTGTTCGCACTGGTTATCGCTATCCTTTTTAATATGTACCCCGCAGCTGTCATTCCGGTATGGAGTGAGGTGCCCATCGCCATCGGCCTTGGCTGGCTCATGTACAAGAAGGGTGCGAACCACACTGTCTGGTCCATCCTTGCTCTGCTGGCAATGTACGCATTTGTTGTGGTCGGTGTTTACCTGCCCTTCAAAATGCCCGGCATCGCAGGCATGAACCCCATCGTGGTCTGGACTCTGGTTATGCTGGTCTATGCGTTTATCGCATCCATCCTTCCGGTTACCACCCTGCTGCAGCCCCGTGACTACATTAACGGTCACCAGCTCTTCGTAGCGTTGATCCTGCTGGTTGTGGGTGCTGTTGTGGCTCATCCCACATTTGTTGCTCCCGCGCTTGACCTTGCTCCGCAGGGTGCTCCGCCGATGCTGCCCTTCCTGTTTGTAATCATCGCCTGCGGTGCTATTTCCGGCTTCCATTCTCTGGTAAGCTCCGGTACCTCCGCCAAGCAGTGCGAAACCGAGCGCGACTCCCGCATGATCGGTTATGGTTCCATGCTTATGGAAGCTGCTCTGTCCATTCTCGTTATCGTTGCTGTCGGTGCCGGACTTGGCCTCGGCAAGCACACTGCTGACGGTCAGCTGCTGACCGGAACCGCAGCCTTCACCACCCACTACGCATCATGGGCTTCCGCTGCCGGTCTCGGCGCAAAGCTCGGTGCATTTGTCGAAGGTTCCGCTAACCTCATGGCCAGCTACGGCATCCCTGCAAATATCGCTCTTGCAATTATGGGCGTATTTCTGGTCAGCTTCGCAGCTACCACCCTTGATAGTGCTACCCGTATTCAGCGTTATGTTGTCGGCGAGCTGGCACAGGCATACAAAATGCCTGCACTGTCCGGCGCAATCCCCGCAACTTTTATCGCAGTCGGTACTGCTGCGGTACTTTGCTTTAACGGCGGTTTCTCCATCGGCGCACTGAAGCAGGGCGCACTGGCTCTCTGGCCCCTGTTCGGTACCGTAAACCAGCTGCTGGCCGCACTGGCTCTGCTGATTATCACCGTCTACCTTGCCCGCAAGAAGGTTAAAGCCGTCTACACCGGTATCCCCATGGTCTTCATGATTGCCATGACCGGCTGGGCAATGGTTTACAACCTTCAGAAATTCTACACCGGCGGCAAATGGCTGCTCTTCGTAGTCGGGCTGATCGTATTCCTGCTCGAAATCTGGATGATCGCTGAAACCTATCTCATCATGAAGAAGGTTTACGGCGGGGAAGAAGATGCTGCAGGAGCAACTGAAAACGCTTAG
- the hpnA gene encoding hopanoid-associated sugar epimerase, which translates to MNVMITGATGLIGSRLVRILAGQGFHIKALVRDKKRAAKLVSEPVEFITGDLNNEVALEEALRDCKYLFHLAADYRLWVPDPESMTRTNVEGTRLLMQKALEAGVERIVYTSSVCVLGTNADGSPANEDASSSVTDMISPYKKSKFLAEKVVMDMVRDEGLPAVIVNPSTPVGPGDSRPTPTGTMVLNAARDGGMFYADTGLNVAHVDDIAHGHLLALQKGKIGRRYILGGDNLSLKDLFAMTARITHKPGPKFKVPQPVMYSAGFTGEMLARLGLIKNPVATMDSVRMASKKMYYSSDRAEKELGYTHRPATEAVQDAVCWFKEQRMLN; encoded by the coding sequence ATGAACGTAATGATCACCGGGGCAACCGGATTGATTGGTTCCCGTCTTGTCAGGATTCTTGCCGGGCAGGGATTTCATATTAAAGCTCTTGTGCGCGATAAAAAACGTGCGGCAAAGCTTGTTTCAGAGCCTGTTGAGTTCATCACCGGCGACCTTAATAACGAAGTCGCGCTGGAAGAAGCTTTGCGTGATTGCAAATATCTTTTTCATCTGGCAGCGGATTACCGCCTCTGGGTCCCGGACCCGGAATCCATGACCCGTACCAATGTTGAGGGTACTCGTCTGCTCATGCAGAAAGCCCTCGAAGCCGGGGTGGAGCGTATTGTCTACACTTCCAGTGTTTGTGTGCTGGGAACGAATGCAGACGGAAGTCCGGCGAACGAGGATGCCTCTTCTTCGGTGACTGACATGATCAGCCCGTACAAGAAATCCAAGTTTCTGGCTGAGAAGGTGGTTATGGACATGGTCCGTGATGAGGGGCTTCCGGCAGTGATTGTTAATCCTTCAACCCCGGTGGGGCCGGGGGATTCCCGCCCTACTCCCACAGGAACCATGGTCCTCAATGCCGCCCGTGATGGTGGCATGTTCTATGCCGATACCGGGTTGAATGTCGCCCATGTGGATGACATCGCCCACGGGCATCTGCTGGCTTTGCAGAAAGGCAAGATCGGACGCAGGTATATTCTTGGCGGGGATAATCTCAGCCTCAAGGATCTGTTTGCCATGACCGCCCGCATTACCCATAAGCCCGGACCGAAATTCAAGGTCCCGCAGCCGGTAATGTATTCAGCCGGTTTTACCGGGGAAATGCTGGCAAGGCTGGGGCTGATTAAGAATCCCGTGGCAACCATGGACAGCGTGCGCATGGCATCCAAGAAGATGTATTACAGCTCGGATCGTGCGGAAAAAGAACTGGGTTACACTCACCGCCCGGCAACAGAGGCCGTGCAGGACGCGGTTTGTTGGTTTAAGGAACAGCGGATGTTGAATTAG
- a CDS encoding alcohol dehydrogenase catalytic domain-containing protein: MRAIYFEDGKIDFVQRDKPQLGPGEALLKVLLAGICNTDIELYKGYYGFAGVPGHEFVAVVEECPDRQELVGKRVVADINCPVGAYVGDRRHVANRTVVGIVNHDGAFAEYLKVPAENLYVVADKVEDRAAVFAEPLAAGLEVSQQIHVTGDMRVMVLGDGKLGLLTALALKLYNPHVLLVGKHEDKLAIAAKQGVNTYCIGDPEELTALAAEWDKFDLVVEATGSEKGINYALDFVRPEGTIVAKTTSHLPSSINLAKLVVDEISIVGSRCGDIGLALNVLEQGMIDVSGLIEAEYDFDDFTEAFERAMTKGAKKVLVRM; encoded by the coding sequence ATGCGCGCAATATATTTTGAAGACGGGAAGATTGATTTTGTCCAGCGGGATAAACCGCAGCTTGGGCCGGGGGAGGCTCTGCTTAAAGTGCTGCTGGCCGGGATATGCAATACTGATATTGAACTGTATAAGGGCTACTATGGTTTCGCAGGTGTTCCGGGGCACGAATTTGTAGCCGTAGTGGAAGAGTGCCCGGATCGACAGGAACTGGTAGGCAAGCGGGTTGTGGCGGATATTAATTGTCCAGTGGGGGCTTATGTGGGTGACCGCAGGCATGTTGCGAATAGAACTGTCGTGGGAATCGTGAACCATGACGGTGCCTTTGCTGAGTACCTGAAAGTACCGGCGGAAAATCTTTACGTGGTTGCGGATAAAGTTGAGGACCGGGCGGCTGTCTTTGCCGAACCTTTGGCTGCCGGGCTGGAAGTGAGTCAGCAGATTCACGTTACCGGGGATATGCGGGTTATGGTGCTAGGTGACGGTAAGCTGGGACTTCTGACCGCACTGGCTTTGAAGCTTTACAATCCGCATGTGCTGCTGGTGGGTAAACATGAGGACAAGCTTGCTATTGCGGCCAAGCAGGGTGTTAATACCTATTGCATAGGCGATCCTGAAGAACTCACCGCGCTGGCGGCAGAATGGGATAAATTCGATCTGGTGGTGGAGGCTACCGGCAGCGAGAAGGGCATAAACTACGCCCTTGATTTTGTACGCCCGGAAGGGACCATCGTAGCCAAGACCACCTCACACCTGCCAAGTTCCATCAATCTGGCCAAGCTGGTGGTGGATGAGATTTCCATAGTCGGCTCCCGCTGCGGGGATATCGGTCTGGCCCTGAATGTGCTGGAGCAGGGTATGATTGATGTCAGCGGGCTGATTGAAGCTGAATATGACTTCGATGATTTTACTGAGGCTTTTGAGCGGGCTATGACTAAAGGAGCCAAAAAAGTTCTGGTTCGGATGTAA
- a CDS encoding methyl-accepting chemotaxis protein has translation MPKLQLQGQLLLPILCVMILGILSLQYFSYWESSREFEKELIETVKSERDNTIARVDEWFKNKAANITVWSKNANMAKALEGDADAIGNFGKLIKNVTQTFPDIKSLRLANPNGDIVQTSAKSTKKINVSSRAYFKGAMQGKTYISEPLISKSSGKPIIVIATPVKDKAGSIKGVMYIVTEFQSLYQEVLATVKIGKTGYAFATDKNGLVVGHREAEKIMKDNIKGWSFGPTMIGNEFGQYKYFSRAFQQDEIVVFGTTKLTNWRIGVIAPIGELLSAMKTIRNLTFLGAFITILAVGLVVLFIVRKLTKSIRIVVDNANIIADGSVDITIPDSMADKQDELGELGRSFRTMAHNLGAQIEEITEKSAEAETKADEAMKATAQAKEAQEQAARAQKEGILQAAMSLEQIVDQVASASDELNTQIQESRRGADVQRERVQETATAMEQLNATVLEVAGNAGNAAENADEAQSQAEGGQQVVNKVTDSISELSKEAENLQNEMKELDGQSQSIGNIMGVISDIADQTNLLALNAAIEAARAGEAGRGFAVVADEVRKLAEKTMTATQEVGSAINAIQDSTSKSVDSMEKTTKMVDESTELTGEAQDSLTAILENIVSTADQVRAIATASEEQSAATEQISRGADEINAIASETADAMEQSAIAISELAELSERLRTIIEEMKE, from the coding sequence ATGCCGAAACTACAATTGCAAGGCCAACTGCTGCTGCCCATTCTATGCGTAATGATTCTGGGCATCCTGTCACTTCAGTACTTTAGCTACTGGGAATCATCTAGAGAATTTGAAAAAGAACTCATCGAGACAGTAAAAAGCGAAAGAGATAATACTATCGCCAGAGTTGATGAATGGTTTAAAAACAAAGCAGCCAACATCACAGTCTGGAGCAAGAACGCAAACATGGCTAAAGCCCTTGAAGGTGACGCCGACGCAATCGGGAATTTCGGTAAACTGATCAAAAACGTAACCCAGACTTTCCCGGATATCAAAAGCCTAAGGCTTGCAAATCCAAATGGCGATATTGTCCAAACATCTGCAAAATCGACAAAAAAAATAAACGTTTCCAGCCGCGCATATTTCAAAGGAGCGATGCAGGGCAAAACTTATATTTCAGAACCTTTGATCTCCAAGAGTTCCGGAAAGCCGATCATAGTCATTGCCACCCCGGTAAAAGACAAAGCCGGAAGCATTAAAGGCGTGATGTACATTGTAACTGAATTCCAGTCCCTGTACCAAGAAGTGCTTGCCACAGTTAAAATCGGTAAAACAGGCTACGCTTTTGCCACCGATAAAAACGGTCTGGTTGTGGGGCACCGCGAAGCTGAAAAAATCATGAAGGACAACATCAAAGGCTGGTCCTTCGGCCCAACCATGATCGGCAACGAGTTCGGCCAGTACAAATATTTCAGCCGGGCATTCCAGCAGGATGAAATTGTTGTCTTCGGCACCACCAAACTCACCAACTGGCGTATCGGCGTCATTGCCCCCATCGGCGAACTGCTGAGTGCAATGAAAACCATACGCAACCTCACTTTTCTCGGCGCGTTTATCACCATTCTTGCTGTGGGCTTAGTAGTGCTTTTCATCGTCCGCAAGCTGACCAAATCCATCAGAATCGTGGTTGATAACGCAAATATTATTGCAGACGGTTCTGTGGATATCACTATTCCCGATTCCATGGCCGACAAACAGGACGAACTGGGTGAACTGGGCCGTTCCTTCCGGACCATGGCACACAATCTTGGAGCCCAAATAGAAGAAATTACTGAAAAAAGCGCAGAAGCCGAAACCAAAGCGGACGAAGCCATGAAGGCCACCGCACAGGCCAAGGAAGCGCAGGAACAGGCCGCACGAGCCCAGAAAGAAGGTATCCTGCAGGCAGCCATGAGCCTTGAACAGATCGTGGATCAGGTAGCTTCCGCATCTGATGAACTGAATACCCAGATTCAGGAATCCCGCCGAGGTGCGGATGTTCAGCGCGAGCGCGTTCAGGAGACCGCCACCGCCATGGAACAACTCAACGCCACGGTTCTGGAAGTTGCCGGCAACGCTGGCAACGCAGCAGAAAACGCCGACGAAGCACAAAGTCAGGCTGAAGGCGGCCAACAGGTTGTTAACAAGGTAACTGATTCAATCAGTGAACTCAGCAAAGAAGCTGAAAACCTTCAGAACGAAATGAAAGAGCTGGATGGACAATCACAATCCATCGGTAACATCATGGGGGTCATCAGCGATATTGCCGACCAAACCAACCTGCTGGCACTAAACGCGGCAATTGAAGCGGCCCGTGCCGGGGAAGCCGGACGAGGCTTCGCAGTTGTTGCTGATGAAGTCCGCAAGCTGGCTGAAAAGACCATGACCGCCACACAGGAAGTAGGCAGTGCTATCAACGCGATTCAGGACAGCACCTCCAAGAGTGTTGATTCCATGGAAAAGACCACCAAAATGGTTGATGAAAGCACAGAGCTGACCGGAGAGGCACAAGACTCACTGACAGCAATTCTTGAAAACATCGTCTCCACCGCCGATCAGGTCCGGGCCATTGCCACAGCTTCGGAAGAACAATCCGCAGCCACCGAACAGATCAGCCGCGGAGCGGACGAGATCAACGCCATCGCCTCCGAAACTGCTGACGCCATGGAACAATCCGCCATAGCCATATCCGAACTGGCCGAGCTTTCTGAGCGTCTGCGGACCATTATTGAAGAGATGAAAGAATAA
- a CDS encoding ABC transporter substrate-binding protein codes for MLDLGMPFLYPILKYNKYIASVLKIFILSVSICCALPAHAQRSLTIAYPDYWPFFSRSENGTMDGMFYEIISKAALNSKIRLQWNEYPWKRCQRYVQQGRADAMITVPTKERLEYSVTHPTPFYNKTMNIFTYAGHPKMGIINKIKNIDDLKASGLTVITYAGNGWNDKHIRSRGIKVQESHLREGVWPMLSRGRGDLIIEWPAGAWPDIDRQGLRKKIIQTDIVLESMPFHLLISKKSPYASSIGTISNTLADMKKNGSIQEIIHKY; via the coding sequence ATGCTAGATTTGGGCATGCCTTTCCTCTATCCGATCCTGAAATATAATAAATACATAGCATCAGTATTAAAAATATTTATATTGAGTGTGAGCATCTGCTGCGCCCTCCCTGCCCATGCGCAAAGATCATTAACTATAGCCTATCCTGACTACTGGCCTTTTTTCTCACGTTCCGAAAATGGAACCATGGACGGCATGTTTTATGAGATAATCTCAAAAGCTGCTCTAAATTCCAAAATCAGGCTGCAATGGAACGAATATCCGTGGAAAAGGTGCCAGCGTTATGTGCAGCAGGGTCGAGCCGATGCCATGATCACAGTCCCAACCAAAGAGCGGCTTGAATACAGTGTTACACACCCCACTCCTTTCTATAATAAGACAATGAACATATTTACATACGCCGGGCATCCCAAAATGGGCATAATTAATAAAATCAAAAACATTGATGACCTGAAGGCCAGCGGCTTGACTGTCATCACCTATGCCGGAAACGGATGGAACGATAAACACATCAGATCACGGGGAATCAAGGTGCAGGAGTCGCATCTGCGTGAAGGGGTATGGCCCATGCTCTCCCGTGGACGGGGAGATCTGATTATTGAATGGCCAGCCGGAGCATGGCCGGATATAGACAGGCAAGGTTTACGGAAAAAAATAATTCAAACCGACATTGTTTTGGAATCAATGCCTTTTCATTTATTAATCAGCAAAAAAAGCCCTTACGCCTCCAGCATAGGAACCATTTCAAACACACTTGCCGATATGAAAAAAAATGGAAGCATACAGGAAATTATCCATAAGTATTAA